The following proteins are encoded in a genomic region of Gemmatimonadota bacterium:
- a CDS encoding PKD domain-containing protein, with amino-acid sequence MRRHCLVALAALCAACADRTDPTGLDLDPLLSRPASSVRLPGTYRSKVVRSRTAAGEATSAALPAWGARTEWDLLVLFDGEAVRDMVHAGPGARSDLVLATDGIQTKVAVQVGVDGAGDILLELVYRELGGGYRTVAGTPLPAMSFVAGEWYVLDAGLNGSTAWLDVTHFHSGARIGSVREARSGSDGVSLPTAALVVSAGPGRDAGLGQATHAATARVQTVVLGDGSRGPFPTGSAAVHGLDPNASGVDHYWPYAEGSGATVADVVGGAPLTYGGAFGADWYWIGGRNPSWDFNNGFPAGSTPVGNVIVENGVLKLHREGADARATVRLNEDGRVLGLWWDEVHVIVGTDTDDPDQYLNPAHPYSGFAAALRTDVGVNQPPQRDLIAWSITHEKGYGPRFQVQTEQSSSGIVLAGATPLTDPVANGPFHVRIMGLGSTVQVDFLRLRSSSSPLDLDWQAGGTTTGWTQAQLEGPRLGMRLSHKNPGPTVYGPGRYSYYDDLNARYVGLWSTTVLPPAPNVPPVAAFSSACTDLDCTFTDGSTDPDGSVVAWAWDLGDGTTSTAPSPTHTYALAGTYTVTLTVTDDQGATGLVTQTVGPTAANVLPTAAFTAACTDLDCTFTDGSSDPDGSVVSWLWDFGDGATSTASSPTHTYAGAGTYTVTLNVADNSGGVASASQTVGPTAPNQMPVAAFTATCTDLDCTFTDGSSDPDGSVVSWLWDFGDGTTSTASSPTHTYSPASPSPRPRGTSRPDLHRDLHDLDRPGAGRTSSRTAPTVSQHLEPDGSVVSWLWDFGDGTTSTASSPTHTYAGAGTYTVTLNVADDAGGVASTSQSVSPTAPNQLPVAAFTAACTDLDCTFTDGGRVGGELASTSSAASPTHTYVSAATFTVSLTVTDDLGATGSTTQTVPAHAHLRVHRQPHRHRRPRRDGLHGRSVPPPRSRRRAPTWTARSRTSVGPPRAPARRTPWGLRGSERRVGGDGLHHLRPRPTRFPTAAFTHRPGLTRGRW; translated from the coding sequence ATGCGTCGCCATTGCCTCGTGGCGCTGGCCGCACTCTGTGCGGCCTGCGCGGATCGTACGGATCCGACCGGCCTCGACCTGGATCCGCTCCTCTCCCGTCCTGCATCGTCCGTCCGCCTGCCCGGCACCTACAGGTCCAAGGTCGTGCGATCGCGCACGGCCGCGGGCGAGGCCACCTCCGCGGCGCTCCCGGCGTGGGGGGCGCGTACCGAGTGGGACCTGCTCGTGCTCTTCGATGGGGAGGCGGTACGGGACATGGTGCACGCCGGCCCCGGAGCCCGTTCGGACCTGGTGCTTGCCACCGACGGCATCCAGACGAAGGTGGCGGTCCAGGTGGGCGTGGATGGAGCCGGCGACATCCTGCTCGAGTTGGTCTACCGCGAGCTCGGCGGCGGCTACCGCACCGTTGCGGGGACCCCGCTCCCGGCGATGTCGTTCGTGGCGGGGGAGTGGTACGTGCTCGATGCGGGCCTCAATGGCTCGACGGCCTGGTTGGACGTGACCCACTTCCACAGCGGCGCACGCATCGGCTCGGTCCGGGAGGCGAGGAGCGGCTCGGATGGTGTCTCGCTCCCAACGGCAGCGCTCGTCGTCTCGGCCGGTCCCGGTCGCGACGCCGGTCTGGGCCAGGCCACCCACGCCGCCACCGCCCGGGTACAGACCGTCGTCCTGGGTGACGGGTCCCGGGGTCCCTTTCCCACCGGGTCTGCCGCGGTGCACGGCCTCGATCCCAATGCGTCCGGCGTCGACCACTACTGGCCCTACGCCGAAGGGAGCGGAGCCACGGTCGCGGACGTCGTCGGCGGTGCCCCGCTCACGTACGGCGGAGCTTTCGGGGCCGATTGGTACTGGATCGGTGGTCGGAATCCGTCCTGGGACTTCAACAACGGATTCCCCGCAGGCTCGACCCCGGTGGGGAACGTCATCGTCGAGAACGGCGTGCTGAAGCTCCACCGGGAAGGGGCCGACGCGCGGGCTACGGTTCGCCTGAACGAAGATGGGCGGGTGCTCGGACTCTGGTGGGACGAGGTCCACGTCATCGTCGGGACGGACACCGACGATCCTGATCAGTACCTGAACCCTGCGCATCCCTACTCGGGCTTCGCGGCTGCGCTCCGCACCGACGTCGGCGTGAATCAGCCTCCGCAGCGGGACTTGATCGCGTGGTCGATCACGCACGAGAAGGGGTACGGTCCCCGCTTCCAGGTGCAGACGGAGCAGTCGTCGAGTGGGATCGTCCTCGCGGGCGCCACGCCGCTCACCGACCCGGTCGCCAACGGCCCCTTCCACGTACGCATCATGGGTCTGGGCAGCACGGTCCAGGTGGACTTCCTCCGGCTCCGCTCCTCCTCGTCGCCGCTCGACCTGGACTGGCAGGCGGGGGGCACCACGACCGGGTGGACCCAGGCGCAGCTCGAGGGGCCCCGGCTCGGCATGAGGTTGTCGCACAAGAACCCCGGGCCCACGGTCTATGGCCCAGGCCGCTACTCGTACTACGACGATCTCAATGCGCGCTACGTGGGATTGTGGAGCACCACGGTGCTCCCTCCGGCGCCGAATGTGCCGCCGGTGGCGGCGTTCTCCAGCGCGTGTACCGACCTGGACTGCACGTTCACGGACGGGAGCACGGATCCGGACGGGTCGGTGGTGGCATGGGCGTGGGACCTCGGGGACGGCACCACGTCGACGGCGCCCAGCCCGACGCACACGTATGCCCTGGCAGGGACCTACACCGTCACGCTCACCGTCACGGATGATCAGGGTGCAACGGGTCTGGTGACCCAGACCGTGGGTCCCACGGCGGCCAATGTGCTGCCCACCGCCGCCTTCACCGCCGCCTGCACGGATCTCGACTGCACGTTCACGGATGGCAGCTCCGACCCGGACGGGTCGGTGGTGAGCTGGCTGTGGGATTTCGGGGATGGGGCCACTTCGACGGCTTCCAGCCCGACCCACACCTATGCGGGGGCGGGCACCTACACGGTCACGTTGAACGTGGCGGACAATTCCGGCGGCGTGGCGTCGGCGAGCCAGACGGTGGGCCCGACGGCTCCGAACCAGATGCCGGTCGCCGCCTTCACCGCGACCTGCACGGATCTCGACTGCACGTTCACGGATGGTAGCTCCGACCCGGACGGGTCGGTGGTGAGCTGGCTGTGGGACTTCGGGGATGGGACCACCTCGACGGCTTCCAGCCCGACGCACACCTATTCACCGGCCTCACCGTCACCGCGACCTCGGGGCACGTCACGACCAGACCTTCACCGCGACCTGCACGATCTCGACAGACCGGGAGCGGGACGCACCAGTTCACGGACGGCACCGACCGTCAGCCAGCACCTGGAGCCCGACGGGTCGGTGGTGAGCTGGTTGTGGGACTTCGGGGATGGGACCACCTCGACGGCTTCCAGCCCGACCCACACCTATGCGGGGGCGGGCACCTACACGGTCACGCTGAACGTGGCGGACGACGCGGGGGGCGTGGCCTCCACGAGCCAGTCGGTGAGCCCGACGGCGCCGAACCAGCTTCCGGTGGCCGCTTTCACGGCGGCCTGCACCGACCTGGACTGCACGTTCACGGATGGTGGACGGGTCGGTGGTGAGCTGGCTTCAACCTCGTCCGCCGCGAGCCCGACGCACACCTACGTTTCAGCTGCAACGTTCACGGTGAGCCTCACCGTCACCGACGACCTGGGGGCAACCGGCTCGACCACCCAGACGGTTCCAGCCCACGCACACCTACGAGTTCACCGTCAGCCTCACCGTCACCGACGACCAAGGCGCGACGGACTTCACGGACGGTCAGTCCCACCTCCGCGTTCACGGCGGCGTGCACCGACCTGGACTGCACGTTCACGGACATCGGTGGGGCCACCTCGAGCTCCAGCCCGACGCACACCTTGGGGACTTCGGGGATCCGAACGACGGGTCGGTGGGGATGGACTTCACCACCTCAGACCCCGGCCAACCAGGTTCCCCACCGCCGCGTTCACCCACCGACCTGGACTGACCCGGGGTCGGTGGTGA
- a CDS encoding PKD domain-containing protein: MSGGGLAVPGLRGWSRPDPGVTSTASSPTHTYVSAATFTVSLTVTDDQGATDFTSQTVSPTPANALPTAAFTATCTDLDCTFTDGSSDPDGSIVNWLWDFGDGFTSSLPSPVHTYASAGSYTVTLTVTDDRGASASATQTVAPAPNQVPTAKFQTQCSGTTCTFLDKSTDSDGTLVSWTWDFGNGGSSNTQNPTTTYPGSGRFRVWLTVTDNAGATSQATDLLVCKVRGGSLECR, translated from the coding sequence GTGAGCGGTGGTGGGCTGGCTGTCCCAGGACTTCGGGGATGGTCACGACCGGACCCTGGCGTCACCTCGACGGCTTCCAGCCCGACGCACACCTACGTTTCAGCTGCAACGTTCACGGTGAGCCTCACCGTCACCGACGACCAAGGCGCGACGGACTTCACGAGCCAGACCGTCAGTCCCACCCCGGCCAACGCTCTACCCACCGCCGCGTTCACCGCGACCTGCACCGACCTCGACTGCACGTTCACGGATGGCAGCTCCGACCCGGATGGCTCCATCGTGAACTGGCTGTGGGACTTCGGAGATGGCTTTACATCAAGCCTTCCAAGTCCAGTGCATACATACGCTTCCGCCGGCAGTTACACCGTGACCCTGACGGTCACGGATGATCGAGGTGCCAGCGCCTCCGCGACCCAGACGGTCGCTCCCGCCCCCAACCAGGTGCCGACCGCAAAGTTCCAGACACAGTGCAGCGGCACGACCTGTACCTTCCTGGACAAGAGCACCGACAGCGACGGGACCCTCGTGAGCTGGACCTGGGACTTTGGCAACGGCGGAAGCTCCAACACCCAGAATCCAACCACCACCTATCCCGGCTCCGGCCGCTTCCGCGTCTGGCTGACCGTCACCGACAACGCCGGCGCGACTAGCCAGGCGACAGACCTCCTCGTATGTAAGGTTCGCGGGGGCAGCCTGGAGTGCAGGTGA
- a CDS encoding cytochrome c, with product MKPFHRTIAAVALSAGLAAVTAGSAAAQNQPEKPPIAAYRSSTMNGIQSHMGAIRAIASGDVTWSGHAVGHAEALNALAMSLSDIFPEGTAEGSRAKPEIWQNWSDFQSKISGFQSATEALVHAAHGGDRAAIGEAAQAVGQTCRGCHTDYRGPAPN from the coding sequence GTGAAGCCGTTCCATCGTACGATCGCGGCCGTGGCGCTGAGCGCCGGCCTCGCCGCCGTGACCGCCGGTTCCGCCGCAGCGCAGAACCAGCCGGAGAAGCCCCCGATCGCCGCCTACCGTTCCTCCACCATGAACGGGATCCAGTCGCACATGGGCGCCATCCGCGCCATCGCCAGTGGCGACGTGACCTGGTCGGGTCACGCGGTCGGTCATGCCGAGGCGCTCAACGCGCTGGCCATGAGCCTCTCGGACATCTTCCCGGAGGGCACGGCGGAGGGCTCGCGCGCGAAGCCCGAGATCTGGCAGAACTGGAGCGACTTCCAGAGCAAGATCTCCGGATTCCAGAGCGCCACCGAGGCGCTGGTCCACGCCGCCCACGGCGGCGACCGGGCCGCGATCGGTGAAGCGGCGCAGGCGGTGGGTCAGACCTGCCGCGGCTGTCACACCGACTATCGCGGTCCCGCGCCGAACTGA
- a CDS encoding PKD domain-containing protein translates to MAAFTAACTDLDCTFTDGSSDPDGSVVSWLWDFGDGTTSTASSPTHTYVHGWELRPGRVSCNVHGEPHRHRGGVASASQTVSPTAPNQMPVAAFTATCTDLDCTFTDGSSDPDGSVVSWLWDFGDGTTSTASSPTHTYVSAATFTVSLTVTDDQGDGLHDPDGQSHPGQRSTHRRLHFGVHRPGLHVHGR, encoded by the coding sequence GTGGCCGCTTTCACGGCGGCCTGCACCGACCTGGACTGCACGTTCACGGATGGTAGCTCCGACCCGGACGGGTCGGTGGTGAGCTGGCTGTGGGACTTCGGGGATGGAACAACCTCGACGGCTTCCAGCCCGACGCACACCTACGTTCACGGATGGGAGCTCCGACCCGGACGGGTCAGCTGCAACGTTCACGGTGAGCCTCACCGTCACCGTGGGGGCGTGGCGTCGGCGAGCCAGACGGTGAGCCCGACGGCTCCGAACCAGATGCCGGTCGCCGCCTTCACCGCGACCTGCACGGATCTCGACTGCACGTTCACGGACGGTAGCTCCGACCCGGACGGGTCGGTGGTGAGCTGGCTGTGGGACTTCGGGGATGGGACCACCTCGACGGCTTCCAGCCCGACGCACACCTACGTTTCAGCTGCAACGTTCACGGTGAGCCTCACCGTCACCGACGACCAAGGGGACGGACTTCACGACCCAGACGGTCAGTCCCACCCCGGCCAACGCTCTACCCACCGCCGCCTTCACTTCGGCGTGCACCGACCTGGACTGCACGTTCACGGACGGTAG
- a CDS encoding metallophosphoesterase family protein produces the protein MRILCFSDLHRDQAAARALVQRAPDVDLLLGAGDFAVMRQGLQPLIDALREIRTPTVLVPGNGESDAELRTACRGWDAARVLHGESAEVAGVPVFGIGGGIPVTPFGPWSFDLSEDEARTLLAGCPEGALLVSHSPPFGHADVDGSGRHLGSRAVLEAAERVRSPLLVCGHIHACWGERSQIGDTQVLNAGPAGTVIELDLGG, from the coding sequence GTGCGCATCCTGTGCTTCAGCGACCTGCACCGCGACCAGGCCGCAGCCCGCGCGTTGGTCCAGCGCGCGCCCGACGTGGACCTCCTGCTGGGGGCCGGCGACTTCGCCGTGATGCGACAGGGGTTGCAGCCGCTCATCGATGCGTTGCGGGAGATCCGCACTCCCACCGTCCTGGTCCCCGGCAACGGCGAGAGCGACGCCGAGCTCCGGACGGCCTGCCGGGGGTGGGACGCGGCCCGGGTGCTCCATGGGGAGAGCGCAGAGGTGGCCGGCGTGCCGGTCTTCGGCATCGGGGGCGGCATCCCGGTCACCCCGTTCGGACCGTGGAGCTTCGACCTGTCCGAGGACGAGGCCCGCACGCTCCTGGCCGGCTGCCCGGAGGGCGCGCTCCTGGTGTCGCATTCCCCACCGTTCGGCCATGCGGACGTGGACGGGAGCGGCCGGCACCTGGGCAGCCGGGCCGTGCTGGAGGCGGCCGAGCGTGTCCGGTCTCCCCTGCTCGTGTGCGGGCACATCCACGCCTGTTGGGGCGAGCGCTCGCAGATCGGGGATACGCAGGTGCTCAACGCGGGGCCGGCCGGCACCGTGATCGAGCTGGACCTCGGCGGCTGA
- a CDS encoding AAA family ATPase, translating into MGDPREDSAHTEGARERTGDPGARSDPGSADPVQLPEPGSGAHPEERTDPADGQDLAALIRDLGDPAAYPQERGPVTVHQTHISVVFLTETSAHKLKKAVDLAFLDFRTLESRKHFCDEEVRLNRRLAPDVYLGVLPVTRGPDGYRIGGEGEPVEYVVHMRRLPADATLLARVERDEADEALVARVARRIAAFHLEARGGADVAEQGRLDVVARNARENFEQTEAHVGRTVHASVFARVKEATEAALSAMGSRIEARAQAGIPRDTHGDLHLDHVYVFPEREPPADLAIIDCVEFNRRFRWADPVADMAFLAMDLAFRGRGDLAAAYARAWFTVREDPDGEDLVPFYLAYRAVVRAKVEGILAADEGAPGEARTRAALQARAHWLLALGALEPPARRPCLLLVGGLPGTGKSTLARALAEAAGLERVSSDRTRKALAGIDATTSAAAPFGAGLYSDEWNRRTYQACLEAAERILVEGGRVVVDASFREDRWRTAFLERARTLGVPALFLHCTAPADEVRGRLRARSGDPSDADVAIYEAAAARWEDASPFSARARVEVPTGERAEVTAAAALEVLVHRGLAEPARGGGRGRRL; encoded by the coding sequence ATGGGCGATCCGCGCGAGGATTCCGCGCACACGGAGGGTGCGCGGGAGCGCACCGGTGATCCGGGCGCGCGCTCGGATCCGGGCTCCGCGGATCCGGTCCAACTCCCCGAGCCGGGCTCGGGTGCGCATCCAGAAGAGCGAACGGATCCGGCGGACGGGCAGGATCTGGCCGCGCTGATCCGTGACCTCGGGGATCCGGCAGCGTATCCGCAGGAGCGCGGTCCCGTGACCGTGCACCAGACCCACATCTCCGTGGTCTTTCTCACCGAGACGTCCGCGCACAAGCTCAAGAAGGCCGTGGACCTGGCGTTCCTGGACTTCCGCACCCTCGAGTCGCGGAAGCACTTCTGCGACGAGGAGGTGCGGCTCAATCGGCGCCTGGCCCCCGACGTCTATCTGGGTGTGCTGCCCGTGACGCGGGGCCCGGACGGCTACCGGATCGGTGGCGAGGGAGAGCCCGTCGAGTACGTCGTGCACATGCGGCGGCTTCCGGCCGACGCCACACTGCTCGCGCGCGTGGAGCGGGACGAGGCCGACGAGGCGTTGGTGGCGCGCGTGGCCCGCCGGATTGCGGCGTTCCACCTCGAGGCGCGCGGCGGCGCGGACGTGGCCGAGCAGGGACGATTGGACGTGGTGGCGCGCAACGCGCGCGAGAACTTCGAGCAGACCGAGGCGCACGTGGGCCGCACGGTGCACGCATCGGTGTTCGCGCGCGTGAAGGAAGCCACGGAAGCCGCGCTGTCCGCGATGGGCAGCCGCATCGAGGCGCGCGCGCAGGCCGGCATCCCGCGGGATACGCACGGGGACCTCCACCTCGACCACGTCTACGTCTTCCCGGAGCGGGAGCCGCCGGCGGACCTGGCGATCATCGATTGCGTGGAGTTCAACCGCCGGTTCCGCTGGGCCGATCCGGTGGCCGACATGGCCTTCCTGGCCATGGACCTGGCCTTCCGCGGGCGCGGGGATCTGGCGGCCGCGTACGCTCGGGCCTGGTTCACGGTCCGTGAGGACCCGGACGGCGAGGACCTGGTCCCCTTCTATCTCGCCTACCGCGCCGTCGTGCGGGCCAAGGTGGAGGGCATCCTCGCGGCCGACGAGGGCGCTCCGGGCGAGGCCCGGACCCGGGCTGCCCTGCAGGCGCGCGCCCACTGGCTCCTGGCCCTCGGCGCCCTGGAGCCGCCCGCCCGGCGTCCCTGCCTCCTGCTGGTGGGCGGCCTCCCGGGGACGGGCAAGTCCACGCTGGCGCGGGCGCTCGCCGAGGCCGCCGGCCTGGAGCGCGTCTCCTCCGACCGGACCCGGAAAGCCCTGGCGGGGATCGACGCCACCACGTCCGCGGCCGCGCCGTTCGGCGCCGGGCTCTATTCGGACGAATGGAACCGCCGCACCTACCAGGCCTGCCTCGAGGCCGCCGAGCGCATCCTGGTGGAGGGTGGGCGGGTCGTCGTGGATGCGTCCTTCCGCGAGGACCGCTGGCGCACGGCGTTCCTGGAGCGGGCCCGCACGCTCGGGGTGCCCGCGCTCTTCCTGCACTGCACCGCCCCGGCGGACGAGGTGCGTGGACGACTCCGCGCCCGGTCGGGCGATCCCTCCGATGCGGACGTGGCCATCTACGAGGCCGCGGCGGCCCGCTGGGAGGACGCCTCCCCGTTCAGCGCACGGGCCCGGGTCGAGGTCCCCACCGGCGAGCGTGCCGAAGTGACCGCGGCGGCGGCCCTCGAGGTCCTGGTCCACCGGGGCTTGGCGGAGCCGGCGCGCGGAGGGGGCCGGGGGCGCAGGCTGTGA
- the cysD gene encoding sulfate adenylyltransferase subunit CysD, producing MKDLPLGSTNLAELEAESIHIIREVAAEFERPAMLFSGGKDSVVMLRLAEKAFYPCKIPFPVVHIDTGHNFDEVIEFRDRRVEELGIRLVVGSVQEDIDAGRVAEETGPRASRNRLQITTLLRTIEEHRFDAVFGGARRDEDKARAKERVFSFRDEFGQWDPKNQRPELWSLYNGKIRRGEHIRVFPISNWTELDIWQYIASESIELPTIYYAHHRPVVRRDNMWLAHTRFITVLDGEEVVERQVRFRTVGDASCTGAVDSAATTIEQVIAEVSVTRITERGATRADDRISEAGMEDRKKEGYF from the coding sequence GTGAAAGACCTTCCCCTGGGCTCGACCAACCTGGCCGAGCTCGAAGCCGAATCGATCCACATCATCCGCGAAGTCGCCGCCGAGTTCGAGCGGCCCGCCATGTTGTTCTCCGGCGGCAAGGACTCGGTGGTGATGCTGCGTCTGGCCGAGAAGGCCTTCTATCCCTGCAAGATCCCGTTCCCGGTGGTCCATATCGATACGGGCCACAACTTCGACGAGGTGATCGAGTTCCGCGATCGCCGCGTGGAGGAGCTGGGCATCCGCCTGGTGGTGGGAAGCGTCCAGGAGGACATCGACGCCGGGCGCGTGGCCGAGGAGACGGGCCCGCGCGCGAGCCGCAACCGACTGCAGATCACCACCCTGTTGCGGACCATCGAGGAGCACCGCTTCGACGCGGTGTTCGGCGGGGCCCGCCGCGACGAGGACAAGGCCCGCGCCAAGGAGCGCGTCTTCTCCTTCCGCGACGAGTTCGGCCAGTGGGATCCCAAGAACCAGCGGCCCGAGCTCTGGAGTCTGTACAACGGCAAGATCCGGCGTGGCGAGCACATCCGGGTCTTCCCCATCTCCAACTGGACCGAGCTCGACATCTGGCAATACATCGCCTCCGAGTCGATCGAGCTGCCCACCATCTATTACGCGCACCACCGACCGGTCGTGCGCCGGGACAACATGTGGCTGGCGCACACCCGCTTCATCACCGTCCTGGACGGGGAAGAGGTGGTCGAGCGCCAGGTGCGCTTCCGCACGGTGGGAGATGCCTCCTGCACCGGCGCGGTGGACAGCGCGGCCACCACCATCGAGCAGGTCATCGCGGAGGTGTCGGTGACACGGATCACCGAGCGCGGAGCGACGCGGGCGGACGACCGCATCAGTGAAGCCGGCATGGAGGATCGCAAGAAGGAGGGCTACTTCTGA
- a CDS encoding DUF421 domain-containing protein, producing MPDWLISDADALLRVVISAVLTYAAILALTRMTGLRSFSKMSASDFAMTVAVGSLFASTTAQAEPSVLVGVTALACLFAGQGLIAWSRRRSGRVSWLVDNQPLLLMRGTELLEHNMEHANVTREDLFAKLREANVLDPRQVRAVIFETTGDVSVLHANDPDAHLDEALLLGVQEDIST from the coding sequence ATGCCCGACTGGCTCATCTCCGACGCCGACGCGCTGCTGCGCGTCGTCATCTCCGCCGTGCTCACCTACGCGGCCATCCTCGCGCTCACCCGGATGACCGGGCTGCGCAGCTTCTCGAAGATGTCGGCGTCGGACTTCGCGATGACGGTGGCCGTGGGCTCCCTCTTCGCGTCCACCACCGCGCAGGCGGAGCCCAGCGTGCTGGTGGGCGTCACGGCGCTCGCGTGCCTGTTCGCCGGGCAGGGGCTGATCGCGTGGTCGCGGAGGCGGAGCGGCCGGGTCTCGTGGTTGGTGGACAACCAGCCGCTCCTGCTCATGCGCGGCACCGAGCTCCTCGAGCACAACATGGAGCACGCGAACGTCACCCGCGAGGACCTCTTCGCGAAGCTGCGCGAGGCCAACGTGCTCGATCCCCGGCAGGTGCGCGCGGTGATCTTCGAGACCACGGGGGACGTCTCGGTGCTCCATGCGAACGATCCGGACGCGCACCTCGACGAGGCCCTGCTCCTGGGCGTGCAGGAGGACATCTCGACCTGA
- a CDS encoding asparaginase domain-containing protein, which yields MSVRVLVTGGTFDKEYDEIRGVLYFRQTHLPEMLQLGRCRLDVEVETLMMIDSLEMTDTDRARIARRVQECPERSVVVTHGTDTMVQTAGVLAEAVRGKTVVLTGAMVPWAFGSSDGLFNLGSALSFVQVLPEGVYVAMNGRWFPWDRVRKNRETGRFEGLGA from the coding sequence ATGTCGGTCCGCGTCCTCGTCACCGGCGGCACCTTCGACAAGGAGTACGACGAGATCCGCGGCGTCCTCTATTTCCGGCAGACCCACCTGCCGGAGATGCTCCAGCTCGGCCGCTGCCGCCTCGACGTGGAGGTGGAGACGCTGATGATGATCGACAGCCTGGAGATGACCGACACCGACCGGGCCCGCATCGCCCGGCGCGTGCAGGAGTGCCCCGAGCGCTCCGTGGTCGTGACCCACGGGACCGACACCATGGTGCAGACCGCCGGCGTGCTGGCCGAGGCCGTCCGGGGCAAGACGGTGGTGCTCACCGGCGCCATGGTGCCCTGGGCCTTCGGCAGCTCCGATGGCCTGTTCAACCTCGGGAGCGCGCTCTCCTTCGTGCAGGTGCTGCCGGAGGGGGTCTACGTGGCCATGAACGGGCGCTGGTTCCCGTGGGACCGGGTGCGGAAGAACCGGGAGACCGGGCGGTTCGAGGGGCTCGGGGCGTAG